The following are encoded together in the Phaseolus vulgaris cultivar G19833 chromosome 9, P. vulgaris v2.0, whole genome shotgun sequence genome:
- the LOC137822945 gene encoding stress-response A/B barrel domain-containing protein HS1-like has protein sequence MAEAKREVRLIVLAKFKEEATPEKIEEAITEYAKLVDVIPAMNSFHWGKDDSAKVNLHLHEGYTHIFESTFDNIEGVQEYEDHPDHAVFEKLLLSCTEKLLVITYQPTIVNLQK, from the exons ATGGCAGAAGCAAAGAGAGAAGTGAGACTTATAGTGTTGGCAAAGTTCAAGGAGGAGGCCACCCCAGAGAAGATTGAAGAGGCCATAACCGAATATGCCAAGCTAGTGGATGTCATCCCTGCCATGAACTCATTCCACtg GGGGAAAGATGATAGTGCCAAAGTTAACTTGCACCTGCATGAAGGTTACACTCATATCTTTGAATCAACCTTTGACAACATAGAAGGTGTTCAGGAGTATGAAGATCATCCTGATCATGCTGTATTTGAGAAACTGCTCCTTTCCTGCACTGAGAAACTGCTTGTCATTACCTATCAACCTACCATTGTTAACCTTCAGAAGTAA
- the LOC137822938 gene encoding stress-response A/B barrel domain-containing protein HS1-like → MEEAKGVVKHIVLAKFKDDITAEKIEELIKGYANLVNLVPPMKSFHWGTDVSAENLHQGFTHVFESTFESTEGVAEYVAHPAHVEFANLFISSTEKVIVIDYKPTI, encoded by the exons ATGGAGGAAGCAAAGGGAGTTGTGAAACACATCGTGCTCGCAAAGTTCAAAGACGACATCACGGCAGAGAAGATTGAAGAGCTCATCAAGGGCTATGCCAACCTAGTCAATCTTGTTCCACCCATGAAATCATTCCATTG GGGCACAGATGTAAGTGCTGAAAACCTGCATCAAGGCTTCACTCATGTGTTTGAATCAACCTTTGAGAGTACAGAGGGTGTTGCAGAGTATGTAGCTCATCCTGCCCACGTTGAATTTGCAAATCTGTTCATTTCCTCAACAGAGAAAGTGATTGTGATCGACTATAAGCCTACCATTTAA